One region of Parambassis ranga chromosome 12, fParRan2.1, whole genome shotgun sequence genomic DNA includes:
- the strbp gene encoding spermatid perinuclear RNA-binding protein, with translation MRSFRSFSNDDRHVMAKHSTIYPSSQELEAVQTLVSTVECALKHVSDWLDKSSGDVHNQFNSQPADSTEEDDPGDEPRDETEDSADSYRESSSVGVLCGVMRIGLVAKGLLIKGDMDLELVLMCRDKPTQTLLDTVCHNLPTQIEKLTEEKYEVTSSLPEAAILVQTTSEPKLTLKITLTSPAMREGEDEDEEEEEEEEEEEEEEVEGEELENGEEGNEVEEEVEEEEEEQEKKTDRVLGAAAQRVEAEEEEEEEGEVLDRHRCLLALAALRHAKWFQARVNGLKSCVIVLRILRDMCNRHPVWEPLKGWPLELICEKAIATCNRPLGAGEALRRVMECLASGILLPGGPGLHDPCEKEPINTLANMTDQQAEAITYSAQHALRLMAFGQIYKVLEMEPLPSNKPSQKYPWSDKDGLGLKRPYEDGTMDDKDLIKKMKRNLRKVLDSKAIDSNQPMNALMRLNQIRPGLQYRLLSQSGPVHAPVFTMSVDLDGTIYEASGSSKKTAKLHVAVKVLQAMGYPTGFDSDLDPMSSDEKSDGEGKSDTSSHTSNNPTHSSDSNTLEVRTQGPILTASGKNPVMELNEKRRGLKYELISESGGSHDKRFVMEVEVDGQKFRGAGPNKKVAKASAALAALEKLFSGPNAAANKKKKILPQTKGALAAAAAASAVAAQVARGRGRAALARGAFVSAAAPGYVTPGFGTPYGYSPAAAAAPAYGGLFIDNPFYQPRTIAPFIIHLGPQDLFSDF, from the exons AGGTCCTTCCGTTCCTTTAGTAACGATGACCGTCACGTCATGGCGAAGCACTCCACCATCTACCCCTCCTCTCAAGAACTGGAAGCCGTTCAGACGCTGGTATCCACCGTCGAGTGCGCCCTCAAACATGTCTCCGATTGGCTGGATAAGAGCAGCGGTGACGTACACAACCAGTTCAACAGCCAACCAgcagacagcacagaggaggacgACCCCGGCGACGAGCCCAGAGATGAAACTGAGGATTCCGCTGATAGCTACAG ggaGTCCAGCAGCGTTGGCGTGCTGTGTGGAGTGATGAGGATCGGCCTGGTGGCCAAAGGACTCCTGATCAAAGGTGACATGGACCTGGAGTTGGTGCTGATGTGCAGAGacaaacccacacagacactgctgGACACTGTCTGTCACAATTTACCTACACAGATCGAG AAGCTGACAGAGGAGAAATATGAGGTCACAAGCTCCTTGCCTGAGGCGGCCATCTTGGTACAAACTACATCAGAGCCTAAGCTCACACTGAAGATTACCCTCACCTCTCCAGCAATGAGGGAaggtgaggatgaagatgaagaagaagaagaggaggaggaggaggaggaggaggaagaagtggagggggaggagctggagaatGGGGAAGAAGGAAacgaggtggaggaggaagtggaggaggaagaggaggagcaggaaaagaaaacTGATCGAG TGTTGGGTGCTGCTGCGCAGAGAgtggaggctgaggaggaggaggaggaggagggggaggtgctGGATAGACACAGATGTCTGTTGGCCCTGGCAGCGCTGCGACACGCCAAGTGGTTCCAG GCTCGAGTGAATGGACTCAAGTCCTGCGTTATCGTTCTCAGGATACTCAGAGACATGTGCAATAGACACCCAGTCTGGGAACCGCTTAAGGGATGG CCCTTAGAGCTTATCTGTGAGAAGGCCATCGCCACCTGCAACAGACCTCTTGGTGCAGGGGAAGCGCTGCGTCGAGTCATGGAGTGTCTGGCTTCAGGCATATTGCTCCCAG GTGGTCCAGGTTTACACGACCCGTGTGAGAAAGAGCCAATAAACACACTAGCCAACATGACAGACCAGCAGGCTGAGGCCATTACCTACAGcgcacag CACGCCCTCAGACTCATGGCATTCGGACAGATCTACAAGGTTCTAGAGATGGAGCCTCTCCCGTCAAATAAACCATCACAGAAATATCCTTGGTCCGATAAAGACG GCCTAGGCTTAAAGAGGCCATATGAGGATGGGACAATGGATGACAAAGACCTCAtcaagaagatgaagaggaatcTGCGAAAAG TCCTAGACAGTAAAGCCATAGACTCCAACCAGCCAATGAACGCCCTGATGCGGCTGAACCAGATCCGGCCGGGGCTGCAGTATCGCCTGCTGTCCCAGTCGGGGCCGGTTCACGCTCCGGTCTTCACCATGTCCGTAGACCTTGATGGAACCATTTATGAAGCATCTGGCTCCTCCAAGAAGACCGCCAAGCTCCATGTCGCTGTCAAG GTTCTCCAAGCAATGGGCTACCCGACAGGTTTCGACTCCGACCTGGACCCCATGAGTTCAGACGAGAAGTCGGATGGCGAGGGGAAGAGcgacacatcctcacacactaGCAATAACCCAACACACTCCTCGGACAGTAACACACTGGAG GTGCGAACTCAGGGTCCCATACTGACGGCGAGTGGGAAGAATCCGGTCATGGAGCTTAACGAAAAGAGACGAGGCCTCAAATATGAGCTCATCTCTGAAAGCGGGGGCAGCCACGACAAACGCTTTGTCATGGAG gtggaggtggatggGCAAAAGTTTCGTGGGGCAGGCCCCAATAAAAAGGTAGCAAAGGCCAGCGCAGCTCTGGCAGCGCTGGAAAAACTCTTCTCTGGTCCCAATGCTGCtgcaaacaagaaaaagaagataTTGCCTCag actaaagGAGCCCTGGCcgcggcagcagcagcctcagcagtaGCAGCTCAGGTagccagaggaagaggaagagcagccCTCGCAAGAGGAGCCTTCGTCAGTGCAGCCGCACCTGGATACGTCACACCAG GTTTCGGGACGCCGTATGGCTACAGCCCAGCGGCGGCAGCTGCTCCTGCGTACG GTGGGCTTTTCATTGACAATCCTTTCTACCAGCCGCGCACTATCGCTCCTTTTATCATCCATCTGGGTCCACAGGATCTTTTCTCTGACTTTTAG